One segment of Haemorhous mexicanus isolate bHaeMex1 chromosome 33, bHaeMex1.pri, whole genome shotgun sequence DNA contains the following:
- the HNRNPA1 gene encoding heterogeneous nuclear ribonucleoprotein A1 isoform X1: protein MAKAESPKEPEQLRKLFIGGLSFETTDESLRSHFEQWGTLTDCVVMRDPNTKRSRGFGFVTYSSVEEVDAAMNARPHKVDGRVVEPKRAVSREDSQRPGAHLTVKKIFVGGIKEDTEEHHLRDYFGQYGKIEVIEIMTDRGSGKKRGFAFVTFDDHDSVDKIVIQKYHTVNGHNCEVRKALSKQEMASASAGQRGRSGSGNFGGGGRGGFGGGDNFSRGGNFGGRGGFGGGRAGGDGFNGFGADGYGGGGGPGYSGGNRGYGGSGSYDGYNNGGGGFGGGSGGRRPARGPALAVRNGLAEAGTGSNFGGGGSYNDFGSYNNQASSFGPMKGGSFGGRSSGPYGGGGYGSSSGGGSYGGGRRF from the exons atgGCCAAGGCCGAG TCCCCGAAGGAGCCGGAGCAGCTCCGCAAGCTCTTCATCGGGGGCCTGAGCTTCGAGACCACGGACGAGAGCCTGCGCAGCCACTTCGAGCAGTGGGGCACGCTCACCGACTGCGTG gtgatgCGGGACCCCAACACGAAGCGCTCGCGGGGCTTTGGCTTCGTCACCTACTCCTCGGTGGAGGAGGTGGATGCTGCCATGAACGCGCGGCCACACAAGGTGGATGGCAGGGTGGTGGAGCCCAAACGGGCCGTGTCCAGAGag GACTCGCAGCGGCCCGGGGCGCACCTGACGGTGAAGAAGATCTTCGTGGGCGGCATCAAGGAGGACACGGAGGAGCATCACCTGCGCGACTACTTCGGGCAGTACGGCAAGATCGAGGTCATCGAGATCATGACCGACCGCGGCAGCGGCAAGAAGCGCGGCTTCGCCTTCGTCACCTTCGACGACCACGACTCCGTGGACAAAATCGTCA tCCAGAAGTACCACACGGTGAACGGGCACAACTGCGAGGTGCGCAAGGCGCTGTCCAAGCAGGAGATGGCCAGCGCCTCGGCCGGCCAGCGAG GCCGCAGCGGTTCCGGAAACttcggcggcggcggccgcggcggctTCGGCGGCGGTGACAACTTCAGCCGCGGCGGCAACTTCGGCGGCCGTG GTGGCTTTGGCGGCGGCCGCGCCGGCGGCGACGGATTTAATGGATTTGGCGCTGACG GCtacggcggcggcggcggccctGGCTACTCCGGGGGCAACCGTGGCTACGGCGGCAGCGGCTCCTACGACGGCTACAACAATGGCGGCGGCGGCttcggcggcggcagcggcggcaggCGGCCGGCACGGGGACCCGCGCTGGCCGTGCGCAACGGGCTGGCCGAGGCGGGCACAG GCAGCAATTTCGGGGGCGGGGGCAGCTACAATGACTTCGGCAGCTACAACAACCAGGCCTCGAGCTTCGGGCCCATGAAGGGGGGCAGCTTCGGGGGGCGCAGCTCGGGGCCCTACGGCGGCG GCGGCTACGGCAGCTCCAGCGGCGGCGGCAGCTACggaggagggaggaggtttTAA
- the HNRNPA1 gene encoding heterogeneous nuclear ribonucleoprotein A1 isoform X3 has translation MGTLGTLVGHGRVVEPKRAVSREDSQRPGAHLTVKKIFVGGIKEDTEEHHLRDYFGQYGKIEVIEIMTDRGSGKKRGFAFVTFDDHDSVDKIVIQKYHTVNGHNCEVRKALSKQEMASASAGQRGRSGSGNFGGGGRGGFGGGDNFSRGGNFGGRGGFGGGRAGGDGFNGFGADGYGGGGGPGYSGGNRGYGGSGSYDGYNNGGGGFGGGSGGRRPARGPALAVRNGLAEAGTGSNFGGGGSYNDFGSYNNQASSFGPMKGGSFGGRSSGPYGGGGYGSSSGGGSYGGGRRF, from the exons atggggacactggggacactggtgggACATGGCAGGGTGGTGGAGCCCAAACGGGCCGTGTCCAGAGAG GACTCGCAGCGGCCCGGGGCGCACCTGACGGTGAAGAAGATCTTCGTGGGCGGCATCAAGGAGGACACGGAGGAGCATCACCTGCGCGACTACTTCGGGCAGTACGGCAAGATCGAGGTCATCGAGATCATGACCGACCGCGGCAGCGGCAAGAAGCGCGGCTTCGCCTTCGTCACCTTCGACGACCACGACTCCGTGGACAAAATCGTCA tCCAGAAGTACCACACGGTGAACGGGCACAACTGCGAGGTGCGCAAGGCGCTGTCCAAGCAGGAGATGGCCAGCGCCTCGGCCGGCCAGCGAG GCCGCAGCGGTTCCGGAAACttcggcggcggcggccgcggcggctTCGGCGGCGGTGACAACTTCAGCCGCGGCGGCAACTTCGGCGGCCGTG GTGGCTTTGGCGGCGGCCGCGCCGGCGGCGACGGATTTAATGGATTTGGCGCTGACG GCtacggcggcggcggcggccctGGCTACTCCGGGGGCAACCGTGGCTACGGCGGCAGCGGCTCCTACGACGGCTACAACAATGGCGGCGGCGGCttcggcggcggcagcggcggcaggCGGCCGGCACGGGGACCCGCGCTGGCCGTGCGCAACGGGCTGGCCGAGGCGGGCACAG GCAGCAATTTCGGGGGCGGGGGCAGCTACAATGACTTCGGCAGCTACAACAACCAGGCCTCGAGCTTCGGGCCCATGAAGGGGGGCAGCTTCGGGGGGCGCAGCTCGGGGCCCTACGGCGGCG GCGGCTACGGCAGCTCCAGCGGCGGCGGCAGCTACggaggagggaggaggtttTAA
- the HNRNPA1 gene encoding heterogeneous nuclear ribonucleoprotein A1 isoform X2, translating into MAKAESPKEPEQLRKLFIGGLSFETTDESLRSHFEQWGTLTDCVVMRDPNTKRSRGFGFVTYSSVEEVDAAMNARPHKVDGRVVEPKRAVSREDSQRPGAHLTVKKIFVGGIKEDTEEHHLRDYFGQYGKIEVIEIMTDRGSGKKRGFAFVTFDDHDSVDKIVIQKYHTVNGHNCEVRKALSKQEMASASAGQRGRSGSGNFGGGGRGGFGGGDNFSRGGNFGGRGYGGGGGPGYSGGNRGYGGSGSYDGYNNGGGGFGGGSGGRRPARGPALAVRNGLAEAGTGSNFGGGGSYNDFGSYNNQASSFGPMKGGSFGGRSSGPYGGGGYGSSSGGGSYGGGRRF; encoded by the exons atgGCCAAGGCCGAG TCCCCGAAGGAGCCGGAGCAGCTCCGCAAGCTCTTCATCGGGGGCCTGAGCTTCGAGACCACGGACGAGAGCCTGCGCAGCCACTTCGAGCAGTGGGGCACGCTCACCGACTGCGTG gtgatgCGGGACCCCAACACGAAGCGCTCGCGGGGCTTTGGCTTCGTCACCTACTCCTCGGTGGAGGAGGTGGATGCTGCCATGAACGCGCGGCCACACAAGGTGGATGGCAGGGTGGTGGAGCCCAAACGGGCCGTGTCCAGAGag GACTCGCAGCGGCCCGGGGCGCACCTGACGGTGAAGAAGATCTTCGTGGGCGGCATCAAGGAGGACACGGAGGAGCATCACCTGCGCGACTACTTCGGGCAGTACGGCAAGATCGAGGTCATCGAGATCATGACCGACCGCGGCAGCGGCAAGAAGCGCGGCTTCGCCTTCGTCACCTTCGACGACCACGACTCCGTGGACAAAATCGTCA tCCAGAAGTACCACACGGTGAACGGGCACAACTGCGAGGTGCGCAAGGCGCTGTCCAAGCAGGAGATGGCCAGCGCCTCGGCCGGCCAGCGAG GCCGCAGCGGTTCCGGAAACttcggcggcggcggccgcggcggctTCGGCGGCGGTGACAACTTCAGCCGCGGCGGCAACTTCGGCGGCCGTG GCtacggcggcggcggcggccctGGCTACTCCGGGGGCAACCGTGGCTACGGCGGCAGCGGCTCCTACGACGGCTACAACAATGGCGGCGGCGGCttcggcggcggcagcggcggcaggCGGCCGGCACGGGGACCCGCGCTGGCCGTGCGCAACGGGCTGGCCGAGGCGGGCACAG GCAGCAATTTCGGGGGCGGGGGCAGCTACAATGACTTCGGCAGCTACAACAACCAGGCCTCGAGCTTCGGGCCCATGAAGGGGGGCAGCTTCGGGGGGCGCAGCTCGGGGCCCTACGGCGGCG GCGGCTACGGCAGCTCCAGCGGCGGCGGCAGCTACggaggagggaggaggtttTAA
- the CBX5 gene encoding chromobox protein homolog 5: MGRRSRRAADSSSSGEEEEYVVEKVLDRRVVRGQAEYLLKWKGFSEEHNTWEPEKNLDCPELISQFLRKDRRMRDMRDMRDSEGTRPRERPEGAKRKGLPGEDGRAKKKRESNDIARGFERGLEPEKIIGATDSCGDLMFLMKWKDTDEADLVLAKEANLKCPQIVIAFYEERLTWHAYPEDSEPKERDPPRS; the protein is encoded by the exons atgggcaggaggagccggCGGGCAGCCGACAGCTCGTCCtcgggggaggaggaggagtatGTGGTGGAGAAGGTTCTGGACCGGCGCGTGGTGAGGGGCCAGGCCGAGTACCTGCTCAAGTGGAAGGGCTTCTCCGA ggagcacAACACGTGGGAGCCCGAGAAGAACCTGGACTGCCCCGAGCTGATCTCGCAGTTCCTGCGCAAGGACCGCAGGATGAGGGACATGAGGGACATgagggacagcgaggggacacgGCCCCGCGAGCGCCCCGAGGGCGCCAAGCGCAAGGGACTGCCCGGGGAGGATGGCAGGGCCAAGAAGAAGAGGGAG agcaatGACATCGCCCGCGGCTTCGAGCGGGGGCTGGAGCCCGAGAAGATCATCGGGGCCACCGACTCCTGCGGGGACCTCATGTTCCTCATGAAGTG gAAGGACACGGACGAGGCTGACCTGGTGCTGGCCAAGGAGGCCAACCTCAAGTGTCCCCAGATTGTCATCGCGTTCTACGAGGAGCGGCTGACGTGGCACGCGTACCCCGAGGACAGCGAGCCCAAGGAGCGGGACCCCCCCCGCAGCtaa
- the SMUG1 gene encoding single-strand selective monofunctional uracil DNA glycosylase, whose product MEREEEEEEEEEEGAGAEEEEGAGAEEEEGAGAAAEEGAGAAADEAAVAAGAGEADEDEDEDEDEDEDEDGEAEGVAARFLALQRALSERLRALPPPGPPVAVVYAPLEYAWEPHRSFVRRFLRGPKAVLFVGMNPGPFGMAQTGVPFGEAWHVREWLRVSGAVRRPPREHPKRPVLGLRCPRAEVSGARFWGLVRSLCPDPRAFFRHCFVHNLCPLLFLAASGRNVPPPELRAAERERLLAPCGAALAAAVRALGVRLVVALGRVAELRARRALRDAGLAVPVAWIPHPSPRNPRANRGWEGEARARLRELGVLRLLGVRDGGGAGLGSWGAFKTPSILLRWCRNLAAIAASRPENPPGGD is encoded by the exons ATGGagcgggaggaagaggaggaggaggaggaggaggaaggagccggggctgaggaggaggaaggagccggggctgaggaagaggaaggagccggggctgcggctGAGGAaggagccggggctgcggcggACGAAGCCGCTGTCGCTGCCGGTGCTGGTGAAGCCGacgaggatgaggatgaggatgaggacgaggatgaggatgaggacgGCGAGGCCGAAGGCGTGGCGGCGCGGTTCCTGGCGCTGCAGCGCGCTCTGTCCGAGCGGCtgcgggcgctgccgccgccgggcCCGCCGGTGGCCGTGGTGTACGCGCCGCTCGAGTACGCGTGGGAGCCGCACCGGAGCTTCGTGCGCCGCTTCCTGCGCGGGCCCAAGGCCGTGCTGTTCGTGGGCATGAACCCCGGCCCGTTCGGCATGGCACAGACCGGG GTGCCGTTCGGCGAGGCGTGGCACGTGCGGGAGTGGCTGCGGGTGTCGGGCGCGGTGCGGCGGCCGCCCCGGGAGCACCCCAAGCGCCCGGTGCTGGGGCTGCGCTGCCCGCGGGCCGAGGTCAGCGGCGCCCGCTTCTGGGGGCTCGTCCGCAGCCTGTGCCCCGACCCCCGCGCCTTCTTCCGCCACTGCTTCGTGCACAACCTCTGCCCGCTCCTCTTCCTCGCCGCCTCGGGCCGCAACGTGCCCCCGCCCGAGCTGCGGGCGGCCGAGCGGGAGCGGCTGCTGGCGCCGTGCGGGGCCGCGCTCGCCGCCGCCGTGCGGGCGCTGGGCGTGCGGCTCGTGGTGGCGCTGGGCCGCGTGGCCGAGCTGCGGGCCCGCCGGGCGCTGCGGGACGCGGGGCTGGCCGTGCCCGTGGCCTGGATCCCGCACCCGTCCCCCCGCAACCCCCGCGCCAACCGCGGCTGGGAGGGGGAGGCGCGGGCGCGGCTgcgggagctgggggtgctgcgGCTGCTGGGGGTGCGGGacgggggcggcgcggggctgggg AGCTGGGGCGCGTTTAAAACCCCATCGATCTTGCTGCGATGGTGCCGTAACCTGGCAGCAATCGCCGCGTCCCGGCCGGAAAATCCCCCCGGCGGCGACTGA